One window from the genome of Peptococcaceae bacterium encodes:
- the aroB gene encoding 3-dehydroquinate synthase, which yields MNNSLRSVKVDLGERSYSILIGYGILPRCVAGLGRFPLEKEAFVISDDIVYGLHGAGLEKLLAGAGCRTHNFIMPAGEEAKSWPQAGAVLQRMLEENLGRKAFVVAVGGGVVGDLAGFAAALYRRGIPLFQVPTTLLAQVDSSVGGKVAVNHALGKNMIGTFYQPLEVWADLSALETLPLREWRAGLAEVAKYAVIWDGELYRFLEDHAREILDRDPRVVPEVIERCCRIKAEVVSRDEREEGLRSILNFGHTIGHALESATQYKKYRHGEAVAVGMVGACLLAQAMGVLPGEEAVMRVKRLLREWGLPVALPDELLEPAASHLVYDKKIVGKEAVFVLPRSIGQVTVEKGVPWELVRQSLKRLTKE from the coding sequence GTGAATAATTCCCTGCGCAGCGTGAAAGTGGACCTGGGTGAACGCAGTTATTCGATCCTCATCGGTTACGGCATCCTGCCGCGGTGCGTGGCCGGCCTGGGCAGGTTCCCTTTGGAAAAAGAGGCCTTCGTGATCAGCGACGACATTGTTTACGGCCTGCACGGCGCCGGCCTGGAGAAGCTGCTTGCCGGCGCGGGCTGCCGCACTCATAATTTCATCATGCCGGCCGGCGAAGAGGCCAAGTCATGGCCGCAGGCCGGGGCTGTTCTCCAGAGAATGCTGGAGGAAAACCTGGGCCGCAAAGCCTTCGTCGTGGCGGTCGGAGGCGGCGTGGTGGGCGACCTGGCGGGGTTTGCGGCGGCTCTATACCGGCGGGGAATACCGCTGTTTCAGGTGCCCACCACCCTGCTGGCCCAGGTGGACAGCAGCGTGGGGGGGAAAGTAGCGGTAAACCATGCGCTGGGCAAAAACATGATTGGCACGTTCTACCAGCCGCTTGAAGTATGGGCCGACCTTTCCGCCCTGGAAACGCTCCCTCTTAGAGAGTGGCGGGCCGGGCTGGCGGAAGTGGCCAAGTATGCCGTTATCTGGGACGGCGAATTGTACCGCTTTTTGGAGGACCACGCGCGGGAAATACTGGACAGGGACCCGCGGGTTGTGCCGGAGGTCATCGAGCGGTGCTGCCGGATCAAGGCGGAAGTTGTCAGCCGGGATGAGAGAGAAGAGGGGCTGCGCAGCATCCTGAACTTCGGCCACACCATCGGCCATGCCCTGGAAAGCGCCACCCAGTACAAGAAATACCGGCACGGCGAAGCGGTTGCGGTCGGCATGGTCGGGGCCTGCCTGCTGGCGCAGGCGATGGGCGTGCTGCCTGGCGAGGAAGCGGTCATGAGGGTCAAGCGCCTCCTGCGCGAGTGGGGGCTTCCCGTGGCTTTGCCGGATGAACTGCTTGAACCGGCGGCCAGTCACCTGGTTTACGACAAAAAAATCGTCGGCAAGGAAGCCGTGTTCGTCCTTCCGCGGTCCATCGGGCAGGTGACGGTAGAAAAAGGCGTCCCGTGGGAACTGGTCCGGCAGTCCCTGAAGCGGTTGACGAAAGAATGA
- the cysK gene encoding cysteine synthase A, which produces MCSSILDAVGRTPLIELRRLPGSEDARIIVKAEFLNPGGSIKTRSALAMIEAAERAGILKPGSIIVEPTSGNQGIGLAMVGAVKGYSVKVVMPDSVSMERKKLLENYGAEVILIEDRGNIGEVIEQCVQKALDMARADSRVFIPQQFENPNNPQMHRATTAREILEQYRGAIDAFCSGIGTGGTLTGIGEVLKEAFPGIIITAVEPEKAAILSGGPIGSHLQQGIGDGLIPPVLNRSIIDEIITVSDEQALATARRLAREEGLMVGISSGTNVWAALKLAQRLGKGKTVLTVLPDTGERYISTPLFR; this is translated from the coding sequence TTGTGCAGCTCCATCCTGGACGCTGTGGGAAGGACCCCGCTCATTGAACTGCGCCGCCTGCCGGGTTCGGAGGATGCCAGGATAATCGTAAAAGCGGAGTTTTTGAATCCCGGAGGGAGCATCAAGACCCGTTCCGCCCTGGCCATGATCGAGGCCGCAGAACGGGCAGGCATCTTAAAGCCCGGTTCAATCATCGTGGAACCCACCAGCGGCAACCAGGGTATCGGCCTCGCCATGGTCGGCGCAGTCAAGGGCTATAGCGTAAAAGTGGTGATGCCGGACTCGGTGAGCATGGAACGGAAGAAACTGCTTGAAAATTACGGCGCTGAGGTCATCCTTATCGAAGACCGGGGGAACATCGGGGAGGTCATCGAGCAGTGCGTCCAAAAGGCTCTTGACATGGCCAGGGCCGACAGCCGGGTGTTTATCCCGCAGCAGTTCGAAAACCCCAATAACCCGCAGATGCACCGCGCCACAACCGCCCGCGAAATCCTGGAACAATACCGCGGCGCCATAGACGCCTTCTGTTCCGGGATAGGCACAGGCGGCACACTTACCGGGATCGGGGAGGTGCTCAAGGAGGCCTTCCCCGGAATAATAATTACGGCGGTCGAACCGGAAAAAGCCGCCATTCTCTCCGGCGGCCCCATCGGCTCCCACCTCCAGCAGGGAATCGGGGACGGGCTCATCCCTCCCGTGCTAAACCGCAGCATCATTGATGAAATCATCACCGTCAGCGATGAGCAGGCCCTGGCAACAGCAAGAAGGCTGGCCAGGGAAGAAGGCTTGATGGTCGGCATCTCCAGCGGGACCAATGTCTGGGCGGCATTAAAACTGGCTCAAAGGCTGGGCAAGGGTAAAACCGTCCTGACCGTCCTGCCCGATACCGGCGAGCGCTATATCAGCACCCCGCTTTTCAGGTGA
- the aroE gene encoding shikimate dehydrogenase yields the protein MEINGSTSLYAILGDPIAHSLSPAMYNAAFGHLGENSVYLACRVTGGKLAEAVAGLKALGFRGGNVTIPFKEQVIPLLDGISEEAGLIGAVNTLYWRDGRLWGDNTDGPGFIRALEQVEPRFREYGSALLLGAGGSARAVAVHLALAGIKKVTVVNRTPSKALELVRLLEKLGVQAKWLDWEDLSLGEAAAGSRIIINTTPLGMSPQTAGCPAIDFSRLGREHLAVDLIYKPRETLFLKRAGEQGCRTMNGLGMLLEQGVLSFELWSGLKAPAGVMKRELERWL from the coding sequence GTGGAGATAAACGGGTCGACAAGCCTGTACGCCATTCTTGGCGATCCCATCGCTCACAGTCTTTCCCCGGCCATGTACAACGCGGCCTTTGGCCATTTGGGGGAAAACAGCGTTTACCTGGCCTGCCGGGTGACCGGGGGAAAACTGGCTGAAGCGGTCGCCGGCCTGAAGGCCCTGGGCTTCCGCGGGGGCAACGTTACCATTCCTTTTAAGGAACAGGTTATTCCCCTCTTGGACGGGATCAGCGAAGAGGCCGGGTTAATCGGGGCGGTCAACACCTTGTACTGGCGCGACGGCAGGCTGTGGGGCGACAACACCGACGGGCCTGGTTTCATCCGGGCCCTGGAACAGGTGGAGCCCCGCTTCCGGGAATACGGCAGCGCCCTGCTTTTGGGAGCCGGCGGTTCAGCCCGCGCCGTGGCGGTTCACCTTGCCCTGGCGGGCATAAAAAAGGTCACCGTCGTTAACCGCACCCCCAGTAAGGCCCTGGAGCTTGTCCGGCTCCTGGAAAAGCTGGGGGTCCAGGCGAAATGGCTGGACTGGGAAGACCTCTCATTGGGGGAGGCGGCGGCGGGCAGCCGCATCATCATCAACACGACGCCCCTCGGCATGTCCCCGCAAACGGCGGGGTGCCCAGCCATCGATTTTTCCAGGCTGGGCCGTGAACACCTGGCGGTTGATTTGATTTACAAGCCGCGGGAGACGCTGTTCTTGAAGCGGGCCGGGGAACAGGGCTGCCGGACGATGAACGGGCTGGGAATGCTGCTGGAACAGGGCGTGCTCTCTTTTGAATTGTGGAGCGGGCTGAAAGCGCCGGCCGGGGTAATGAAACGCGAACTGGAAAGGTGGTTGTGA
- a CDS encoding helix-turn-helix domain-containing protein translates to MTQDERNKLYVARCLIDGKMSISEAAEVLDLSERQVKRIKKGVKENGEAFVIHKNRGRKPAHALSDEVKNAVINLKKSEKYSKANFSHFQELLEEYESISLSKPSVYRILVKNLLKEKVVSKGCFCFSRQKCR, encoded by the coding sequence ATGACACAGGATGAACGAAACAAATTATACGTAGCCCGTTGTTTAATCGACGGGAAAATGAGTATCAGTGAAGCGGCAGAGGTTTTAGACCTAAGCGAACGCCAGGTAAAACGCATTAAAAAGGGGGTCAAGGAAAATGGCGAGGCGTTCGTAATCCACAAAAACAGAGGCCGGAAGCCTGCGCATGCTTTGTCTGATGAGGTTAAAAATGCAGTCATCAATCTTAAAAAATCAGAGAAATACTCTAAAGCCAATTTCTCCCATTTTCAAGAGCTCCTTGAGGAATACGAATCAATTAGCCTTAGCAAGCCTTCTGTTTACAGAATACTTGTTAAAAATCTGCTCAAGGAAAAGGTCGTATCGAAAGGTTGCTTTTGCTTTTCTCGCCAAAAATGTAGATGA
- a CDS encoding FMN-binding glutamate synthase family protein yields MIQWPKTNDVLGTVNRGDAAESGLCTLCRADCQGKCETFLSSMVGRKMLYPRDFGTVTAGSRNSTHVGVSYNSLRINGYNYGSQGLPPGLSSSADDCIFPNVSIESEFGAQVKTKSRVPFMTGALGSTFIAAKYWDSFAIGAALVGFPIVIGENVVGIDKEAVIENGRIKKAPELDRRIQTYLKYYDGYGAIFVQMNVEDTRNGVAEYVIDKYGDKAIIEIKWGQGAKNIGGEIQVTSLDYAIFLKNRGYVVDPDPTKPEVQEAFKSGAIRSFARHSRLGYTDKSSAEQVQEDFMKFVEYLRKIGYRRISLKTGSYGMEALAMSIKYATDAGLDLLTVDGSGGGTGMSPWNMMETWGVPSILLHAKTYEYASILAARGKRVVDIAFGGGLAREDHIFKALALGAPYVKLICMGRAVMIPGFVGSNIEGALNPDRKAAVFGNWDKLPPSVSQIGTRPEEIFAGYYDVQKKVGAAEMKNIPYGAIAIWTLADKLAAGVQQLMAGARKFSLKEIARTDLFSGNRETEKETGIPFITEVQDESAKKILNS; encoded by the coding sequence GTGATCCAGTGGCCAAAAACAAACGACGTTCTGGGAACCGTCAACAGGGGTGACGCCGCGGAGTCCGGGCTGTGCACGCTCTGCCGGGCCGACTGCCAGGGCAAATGCGAGACTTTCCTTTCCAGCATGGTCGGCAGGAAAATGCTTTATCCGAGGGATTTCGGCACGGTGACGGCCGGCAGCAGGAACAGCACGCATGTCGGCGTGTCTTACAACTCGCTGCGCATAAACGGGTACAACTACGGCTCGCAAGGCTTGCCGCCAGGTCTGAGCAGCTCCGCGGACGACTGCATTTTCCCCAATGTTTCGATCGAGAGCGAGTTCGGGGCGCAAGTGAAAACCAAGTCCCGGGTGCCTTTCATGACCGGGGCTCTCGGCTCGACGTTTATCGCCGCCAAGTACTGGGATTCGTTCGCGATTGGCGCGGCGCTGGTCGGCTTTCCCATCGTGATCGGCGAAAACGTGGTGGGGATAGACAAGGAGGCCGTGATCGAAAACGGGCGGATCAAAAAAGCGCCTGAACTTGACAGGCGCATACAGACCTATCTCAAGTATTATGACGGGTACGGGGCAATCTTCGTGCAGATGAACGTCGAAGACACAAGGAACGGTGTGGCGGAATACGTCATCGACAAATACGGGGACAAGGCGATCATAGAGATCAAGTGGGGACAGGGAGCCAAGAACATCGGCGGCGAAATACAGGTGACCAGTCTTGATTATGCCATTTTCCTGAAAAACAGGGGATACGTGGTTGATCCCGACCCGACCAAACCTGAGGTGCAGGAAGCTTTCAAGAGCGGGGCGATCAGGTCTTTCGCCCGGCACAGCAGGCTCGGCTACACCGATAAATCCTCGGCGGAGCAGGTCCAGGAAGACTTCATGAAATTTGTGGAATACCTCCGGAAAATAGGCTACAGGAGAATATCCCTGAAGACGGGGTCGTACGGGATGGAGGCCCTGGCCATGTCCATCAAGTATGCCACGGACGCCGGCCTCGACCTGCTCACCGTGGACGGTTCCGGAGGGGGCACGGGGATGAGCCCCTGGAACATGATGGAGACCTGGGGCGTGCCCTCCATCCTGCTTCACGCCAAAACGTACGAATACGCATCCATCCTGGCGGCCAGGGGCAAAAGAGTGGTCGACATCGCCTTCGGCGGCGGGCTGGCCCGGGAAGACCACATCTTCAAAGCGCTGGCCCTGGGAGCGCCTTATGTCAAACTGATCTGCATGGGAAGGGCCGTTATGATTCCGGGATTTGTGGGTTCCAATATCGAAGGGGCCTTAAACCCCGACAGGAAAGCTGCGGTGTTCGGGAACTGGGATAAGCTCCCGCCGAGCGTGTCCCAGATCGGCACCAGGCCGGAAGAAATCTTTGCAGGGTACTACGACGTGCAGAAAAAAGTCGGGGCCGCCGAAATGAAGAACATCCCTTACGGGGCGATCGCCATCTGGACCCTTGCCGACAAACTGGCGGCGGGAGTCCAGCAGCTGATGGCCGGCGCAAGGAAATTCTCCCTGAAGGAAATAGCGAGGACAGACCTCTTCTCCGGGAACAGGGAGACGGAAAAGGAGACCGGCATCCCGTTCATCACCGAAGTCCAGGACGAAAGCGCCAAGAAAATCCTCAACTCCTGA
- the aroF gene encoding 3-deoxy-7-phosphoheptulonate synthase translates to MIVVMKTDAGEDAISLVVRKLKENGFQVHESRGVERILLGAVGDKTHYMDLALEAMEGVEKVVPILAPYKLASREFKRENTVISLGDLEIGGREIQVMAGPCAVESKEQLMEVAAVVKEYGARILRGGAFKPRTSPYAFQGLEEKGLEYLAEAREKTGLRIVTEVMDTRKVEMVAEYADILQVGARNMQNFPLLKEVARFDKPVLLKRGLNATFEEWIMAAEYIMLSGNHRVILCERGIRTFENYTRNTLDLSAVPVIKHLTHLPVAVDPSHSTGKWRFVPPMARAAVAAGADGLIIEVHPSPGEALCDGPQSITPERFAATMAELKKVAAAVDRTI, encoded by the coding sequence ATGATTGTAGTGATGAAGACGGACGCGGGAGAAGACGCTATTAGTCTGGTGGTCAGAAAATTGAAAGAAAACGGCTTCCAGGTCCACGAGTCGCGGGGGGTTGAAAGGATCCTTCTGGGCGCCGTGGGCGACAAAACGCACTACATGGACCTGGCGCTGGAAGCCATGGAAGGCGTGGAAAAGGTGGTGCCCATCCTGGCCCCGTACAAACTGGCCAGCCGCGAATTTAAACGGGAAAACACCGTCATTTCCCTGGGGGACCTGGAAATCGGCGGCCGGGAAATCCAGGTGATGGCCGGGCCCTGCGCGGTGGAGAGCAAAGAACAGCTGATGGAAGTCGCCGCTGTGGTCAAGGAATACGGCGCGCGCATCCTGCGGGGCGGCGCTTTCAAGCCGCGGACTTCTCCCTACGCCTTCCAGGGCCTGGAGGAAAAGGGACTGGAGTACCTGGCGGAAGCAAGGGAGAAAACGGGATTGCGGATTGTCACCGAGGTGATGGATACCCGGAAAGTAGAAATGGTGGCAGAGTATGCCGACATCCTGCAGGTCGGGGCGCGCAACATGCAGAATTTTCCCCTGTTGAAAGAAGTGGCCAGGTTTGACAAGCCGGTGCTCCTGAAAAGGGGTCTGAATGCCACCTTTGAAGAATGGATCATGGCCGCCGAGTACATCATGCTGAGCGGCAACCACCGCGTGATCTTGTGCGAGAGAGGAATACGCACCTTTGAAAACTACACCCGCAACACCCTGGATCTGTCAGCCGTTCCGGTAATCAAGCACCTCACTCACCTGCCTGTGGCCGTGGACCCCAGCCATTCCACAGGAAAATGGCGGTTTGTTCCGCCCATGGCCCGCGCGGCAGTGGCGGCCGGCGCCGACGGGCTGATAATCGAGGTCCATCCCAGCCCGGGCGAGGCGCTCTGCGACGGCCCGCAGAGCATTACCCCGGAGCGATTCGCGGCGACAATGGCTGAGCTGAAAAAAGTGGCGGCCGCGGTGGATAGAACGATCTAG
- the aroA gene encoding 3-phosphoshikimate 1-carboxyvinyltransferase has translation MLLKILPADKLGGTIRVPGDKSISHRAVMLGALAEGTTEIEGFLFGKDCLSTVRCFRSLGVQVGVKDGLVTVRGKGLYGLREPASVLNVGNSGTTIRLLSGILAGQPFTSVLTGDGSIRRRPMGRVTRPLREMGAVILGREDGNLAPLCIKGGRLKPFSYRSPVASAQVKSALLLAGLFGDGWTEVSEPASSRNHTELMLSSFGARVETDGSRVRVKGGPVLRAQNVVVPGDISSAAFFIVAALIVPGSKVVIESVGLNPTRDGIIEVLQAMGAKIRVVNKKAAAGEVMGDLEIESSELSGVKVGGEIIPRLIDEIPALAVAALFAGGVTEIRDAAELKVKESNRIAAIGEGLSRLGGRVEELPDGLRIWGGRRLRGATCQSRRDHRIAMALAVAGLRAEGETIIENAEAISVSYPDFIDTIERLRGE, from the coding sequence GTGTTGTTGAAAATCTTGCCTGCCGACAAGCTCGGCGGGACGATCAGGGTGCCGGGAGACAAGTCCATTTCGCACCGGGCGGTGATGCTCGGGGCGTTGGCCGAGGGGACCACGGAGATTGAAGGTTTTCTTTTCGGGAAGGACTGCCTCAGCACGGTCCGCTGTTTCCGCTCCCTGGGCGTGCAGGTCGGAGTAAAAGACGGGCTGGTCACGGTGCGGGGGAAGGGCCTTTACGGTCTCCGCGAGCCGGCAAGCGTCCTCAATGTGGGCAATTCGGGGACGACAATTCGCCTTCTCTCCGGCATTTTGGCCGGGCAGCCGTTCACGTCGGTCCTTACGGGAGACGGTTCGATCCGCCGCCGTCCAATGGGTCGGGTTACCAGGCCCCTGCGCGAGATGGGCGCGGTTATCCTGGGCCGGGAGGACGGGAACCTGGCGCCCCTGTGCATAAAAGGGGGCAGGCTCAAACCTTTTTCTTACCGGTCCCCGGTGGCCAGCGCCCAGGTCAAATCGGCCCTGCTCCTGGCGGGACTGTTCGGCGACGGCTGGACGGAAGTGTCTGAACCGGCCTCTTCCCGCAACCACACGGAATTGATGCTTTCTTCCTTCGGGGCGCGGGTGGAAACGGACGGCAGCCGGGTCCGGGTAAAGGGAGGACCCGTTTTGCGGGCGCAAAACGTGGTGGTTCCCGGCGACATTTCTTCGGCCGCTTTCTTTATTGTGGCGGCGCTCATCGTGCCCGGCAGCAAAGTTGTCATCGAATCGGTGGGGCTTAACCCCACCCGCGACGGGATCATTGAGGTATTGCAGGCAATGGGGGCCAAGATACGGGTTGTGAATAAAAAAGCCGCGGCAGGCGAAGTGATGGGAGACCTGGAAATTGAATCGAGCGAGCTTTCCGGCGTCAAAGTGGGCGGGGAAATAATCCCGCGGTTGATTGACGAGATACCGGCGCTGGCGGTGGCGGCGCTTTTTGCCGGCGGCGTGACGGAAATACGCGATGCCGCGGAGCTTAAAGTAAAGGAAAGCAACCGCATAGCGGCCATTGGCGAAGGTCTTTCCCGGCTGGGAGGCAGGGTGGAGGAACTGCCCGACGGGCTGCGCATCTGGGGGGGCCGCCGCCTGCGGGGCGCGACCTGCCAGAGCCGCCGCGACCACCGGATAGCCATGGCCCTGGCCGTTGCCGGCCTGCGGGCGGAAGGAGAAACCATTATCGAGAACGCGGAGGCCATCAGCGTTTCCTATCCGGACTTTATCGACACCATCGAGCGGCTGAGGGGGGAATGA
- the aroC gene encoding chorismate synthase, protein MRYLTAGESHGKALTAIIEGLPAGLELDVQRINEKLRRRQGGYGRGGRMAIESDRVEFVSGLRGSVTLGSPVTLVISNRDWENWQAVMHPLKKQNDPQRTVTGPRPGHADLAGGIKYRQKDLRNILERSSARETAARVAVGAVAQEFLGAFGIKVQGQVMAVGPVKVEAPPGTVGEELYDSPFYCPDPRAVDSMKSLIDEARARGDTLGGIFQVVAEGVPPGLGSHVHWDRRLDGRLAQAVMSIPAVKGVEIGLGFESAVLPGSQAHDEIDYSASRGFHRRTNRAGGLEGGITNGETLVIRGAMKPIPTLGSPLDSVDVLSKEKTRAAVERSDVCAVPAAAVVAEASVAWVLAAALLEKFGGDHLEETLENYRNYLAYVSRW, encoded by the coding sequence CTGCGCTATTTGACAGCCGGCGAGTCCCACGGCAAGGCCCTAACGGCGATCATCGAAGGACTCCCTGCCGGGCTGGAGCTGGACGTGCAGAGGATAAACGAAAAACTGCGCCGCAGGCAGGGCGGGTATGGGCGCGGCGGCAGGATGGCCATCGAGTCCGACCGCGTCGAATTCGTTTCCGGGTTGAGGGGTTCGGTAACGCTGGGCAGTCCAGTAACCCTTGTCATATCAAACAGGGACTGGGAAAACTGGCAAGCGGTAATGCACCCTTTAAAAAAACAAAACGACCCGCAGAGAACGGTGACGGGACCGCGGCCGGGCCACGCCGACCTTGCCGGGGGTATAAAATACAGGCAAAAGGACTTGCGCAACATCCTGGAAAGATCCAGCGCCAGGGAGACGGCCGCCCGGGTCGCGGTGGGGGCGGTAGCCCAGGAGTTCCTTGGGGCCTTCGGCATTAAAGTGCAGGGGCAGGTGATGGCCGTCGGCCCGGTAAAGGTGGAAGCTCCGCCGGGAACGGTGGGCGAGGAGCTATACGACAGCCCCTTTTACTGCCCTGACCCGCGGGCGGTTGATTCCATGAAATCCTTGATCGACGAGGCCAGGGCGCGCGGCGATACCCTGGGCGGCATCTTCCAGGTGGTGGCGGAAGGCGTTCCCCCCGGCCTGGGGTCTCATGTCCACTGGGACAGGCGCCTGGACGGCCGCCTGGCCCAGGCCGTCATGAGCATACCCGCCGTCAAGGGAGTGGAAATAGGGCTCGGTTTTGAATCCGCGGTCCTGCCGGGTTCCCAGGCGCATGACGAGATCGATTATTCGGCTTCACGGGGTTTCCACCGCCGGACCAACCGGGCGGGGGGCCTGGAGGGAGGAATAACCAACGGTGAAACCCTGGTGATCAGGGGGGCCATGAAACCGATCCCCACCTTGGGCTCGCCGCTCGACAGCGTCGATGTGCTCAGCAAAGAAAAGACCAGGGCGGCGGTGGAGCGGTCCGATGTCTGCGCTGTCCCGGCTGCCGCCGTGGTGGCGGAAGCCTCCGTCGCCTGGGTGCTGGCCGCGGCGCTGCTGGAAAAATTCGGGGGCGACCACCTGGAAGAAACCCTGGAAAACTACAGGAACTACCTGGCTTACGTGAGCAGGTGGTAG
- a CDS encoding prephenate dehydrogenase, whose translation MPINEIAIIGLGVIGGSLGKALKARLPLVKVTGIDVNVVAVKAAKDLGIVDEGTASMEEGVFGADLVFLATPVPVMAEVCRRIAPFLKKGAIITDVGSTKENVVNLMRDILPGTVHYVGGHPMAGSEKSGLAGASELLFENAVYILTPTAETPPEATQAVSEIVESLGARVMVLSPQEHDRKVAAVSHLPHLIASALVNTVGEREARERGYFALAAGGFRDTTRIASSSSEMWCDILLENSEALLPLVGEFKKTLSAMERIIKNKNRRSLQRMLVSARLWRNKVPTGMKGILPQVYELTVAVPDRPGVIGEISTLMGRNNINIIDIEIMRIREGDEGVIRLGFAKEKEMEKAEEVLEKHCFNVRKYDV comes from the coding sequence ATGCCCATTAACGAGATCGCCATCATCGGGCTGGGCGTGATAGGGGGGTCCCTGGGCAAAGCCTTGAAGGCCAGGCTGCCCCTGGTCAAAGTAACCGGTATAGATGTGAACGTCGTTGCCGTTAAAGCGGCTAAAGACCTGGGTATTGTTGACGAGGGGACCGCCAGCATGGAGGAGGGCGTCTTCGGCGCCGATTTAGTCTTTTTAGCCACGCCGGTGCCGGTTATGGCCGAGGTTTGCCGCCGGATAGCGCCCTTTTTGAAAAAGGGGGCCATCATCACCGACGTAGGAAGCACGAAGGAGAATGTGGTCAACCTGATGCGCGACATCCTTCCCGGTACGGTGCACTACGTGGGAGGTCATCCCATGGCGGGGTCGGAAAAAAGCGGGCTGGCAGGGGCCAGCGAACTCCTGTTTGAGAATGCGGTCTACATACTGACACCGACCGCCGAAACCCCTCCTGAGGCGACGCAGGCGGTCAGCGAGATCGTGGAGAGCCTGGGGGCGCGGGTGATGGTCCTTTCGCCGCAGGAGCACGACAGGAAAGTGGCTGCCGTGAGCCATCTTCCCCACCTTATTGCCAGCGCCCTGGTCAATACGGTGGGTGAAAGGGAAGCGCGGGAACGCGGCTACTTCGCTCTTGCCGCCGGCGGGTTCCGCGACACGACAAGAATAGCGTCCAGCAGCAGCGAGATGTGGTGCGACATCCTGCTGGAAAACAGTGAAGCGCTGTTGCCGCTGGTCGGCGAGTTCAAAAAAACGCTGTCGGCCATGGAAAGGATCATAAAGAACAAAAACCGCCGCTCCTTGCAGCGGATGCTGGTCAGCGCCCGGCTGTGGCGCAACAAGGTGCCCACCGGCATGAAAGGCATCCTGCCGCAGGTGTACGAGCTGACAGTGGCCGTCCCCGACCGGCCGGGGGTAATTGGCGAAATCTCCACCCTGATGGGCAGGAACAATATAAATATTATCGACATCGAGATCATGCGCATACGCGAGGGCGACGAAGGGGTGATCCGCCTGGGCTTTGCCAAGGAAAAAGAGATGGAAAAAGCGGAGGAAGTGTTGGAAAAGCACTGCTTCAATGTGCGCAAATATGATGTATAA